The following proteins come from a genomic window of Posidoniimonas polymericola:
- a CDS encoding Glu/Leu/Phe/Val family dehydrogenase: MKAFEAVQHYFHLAADQLEMDAPLRKLLVTPEREVTVQIPVEMDDGRLETLIGYRVQHNSARGPMKGGLRYHHEVNLDEVRGLASLMTWKTAIANLPYGGAKGGVTVNSREISHREKERITRKFVDAIHMVIGPDVDIPAPDMGTGHEEMAWIMNQYAKYNGFNPGVVTGKPVEHYGIPGREEATGRGVGMLTVKTLGRLGHKVGKSTVAIQGFGNVGSHAAKFLAEADAKIVAISDHTVALYNKEGINVMEAVRYARKNNGLLRGFSEAEEIGGEALLELKVDVLIPAAVGGVITSANAASIHAPLVVEAANGPVTPEADEILHEKGVAVLPDVLANAGGVTVSYFEWVQNRQHYKWSLDRVRGELDRLLIAAFEEVWDKHSELNVSLRTAAFMIGIERVARAAKLAGLA; this comes from the coding sequence ATGAAAGCTTTTGAAGCGGTTCAGCACTACTTCCACCTCGCCGCCGACCAGCTCGAGATGGACGCCCCCCTCCGCAAGCTGCTCGTCACGCCCGAGCGTGAGGTGACCGTGCAGATCCCCGTGGAGATGGACGACGGCCGGCTCGAGACCCTCATCGGCTACCGTGTGCAGCACAACAGCGCTCGGGGCCCGATGAAGGGCGGCCTCCGCTACCACCACGAGGTCAACCTCGACGAGGTCCGCGGCCTGGCCTCGCTAATGACCTGGAAGACCGCCATCGCCAACCTCCCCTACGGCGGGGCCAAGGGGGGCGTAACGGTCAATTCGCGCGAAATCAGCCACCGCGAAAAGGAACGCATCACCCGCAAGTTTGTCGACGCTATCCACATGGTCATTGGTCCCGACGTCGACATCCCCGCGCCGGACATGGGCACCGGGCACGAAGAGATGGCGTGGATCATGAACCAGTACGCCAAGTACAACGGCTTCAACCCGGGCGTGGTGACCGGCAAGCCGGTAGAGCACTACGGCATCCCCGGCCGCGAGGAGGCGACCGGCCGCGGCGTCGGCATGCTGACCGTCAAGACGCTCGGCCGGTTGGGCCACAAGGTGGGCAAGAGCACGGTCGCGATCCAGGGCTTCGGCAACGTCGGCTCGCACGCGGCCAAGTTCCTCGCCGAGGCCGACGCCAAGATCGTCGCGATCAGCGACCACACGGTCGCCCTCTACAACAAGGAGGGCATCAACGTCATGGAGGCGGTCCGCTACGCGCGGAAGAACAACGGCCTGCTGCGCGGCTTCAGCGAGGCCGAGGAGATCGGCGGCGAGGCGCTGCTCGAGCTCAAGGTCGACGTGCTGATCCCGGCCGCCGTGGGCGGCGTCATCACCTCGGCCAACGCCGCCAGCATCCACGCCCCGCTGGTTGTCGAGGCCGCCAACGGCCCGGTCACCCCCGAGGCCGACGAGATCCTCCATGAGAAGGGCGTCGCGGTGCTGCCCGACGTGCTCGCCAACGCCGGCGGCGTCACGGTGAGCTACTTCGAGTGGGTCCAGAATCGCCAGCACTACAAGTGGAGCCTCGACCGCGTCCGCGGCGAGCTCGACCGCCTGCTTATTGCGGCGTTCGAGGAGGTGTGGGACAAGCACTCCGAGCTGAACGTCAGCCTCCGCACCGCCGCGTTCATGATCGGCATCGAGCGCGTCGCCCGCGCGGCCAAGCTGGCGGGGTTGGCTTAA
- a CDS encoding endonuclease domain-containing protein, whose amino-acid sequence MTTPPRKRVNQNLRTNAKQLRRDATYPEQVLWYALGSKQLRGLKFRRQHPIDRYVVDFFCGEGNLVVEVDGESHEGQQVADSRRQGRLTDLGFNLLRVSNDEVLENLDGVLEAILKAAIAGGAHPLP is encoded by the coding sequence GTGACCACACCACCCCGCAAACGCGTCAACCAAAACCTCCGCACCAACGCCAAGCAACTCCGTCGCGACGCGACCTACCCAGAGCAGGTCCTCTGGTACGCCCTCGGCAGCAAGCAGCTTCGCGGGCTCAAGTTCCGCCGGCAGCACCCAATCGACCGCTACGTGGTTGACTTCTTCTGTGGTGAGGGCAACTTGGTGGTTGAGGTCGACGGAGAGAGCCACGAAGGCCAGCAGGTAGCTGACTCGCGGCGGCAAGGGCGGCTCACCGATCTAGGATTCAACCTGCTTCGAGTCTCGAACGACGAGGTGTTGGAGAACCTTGACGGCGTGTTGGAAGCCATATTGAAGGCAGCGATCGCAGGCGGGGCGCACCCCCTCCCCTAA
- a CDS encoding endonuclease domain-containing protein: MTTPPRKRANSNLRTNAKQLRRDATYPEQALWYALRSKQLRGLKFRRQHPIDCYVVDFFCGEGGLVVEVDGESHEGQQVADAERQKRLEELGFVVLRVTNDEVLENLDGVLEAILKAAIAGGANPLP, translated from the coding sequence ATGACCACACCACCCCGCAAACGTGCGAACTCCAACCTCCGCACGAACGCCAAACAACTCCGCCGCGACGCCACCTACCCAGAGCAGGCTCTCTGGTACGCCCTCCGCAGCAAGCAGCTACGCGGACTCAAGTTCCGTCGACAACACCCGATCGACTGCTACGTAGTCGACTTCTTCTGTGGTGAGGGCGGACTGGTTGTTGAGGTCGACGGCGAGAGCCACGAAGGGCAGCAGGTTGCTGACGCAGAAAGGCAGAAGCGGCTAGAGGAGCTTGGATTCGTGGTTCTTCGGGTTACAAACGATGAAGTTTTAGAGAACCTGGATGGAGTGCTGGAAGCGATTCTGAAGGCAGCGATCGCAGGCGGGGCGAACCCCCTCCCCTAA